In one Drosophila pseudoobscura strain MV-25-SWS-2005 chromosome X, UCI_Dpse_MV25, whole genome shotgun sequence genomic region, the following are encoded:
- the Oct-TyrR gene encoding tyramine/octopamine receptor, protein MPSADQILFINVTTTVAAAAFTAAAAVSTAPEAAAAAAAGGSTKSVTVVSAAAAAAAAAAAAATATATGASSSQADEISGRGASATETAANISGSLVEGLTTVAAALTTTAGTSPGESEECGGGAVEELHASILGLQLAVPEWEALLTALVLSIIIVLTIIGNILVILSVFTYKPLRIVQNFFIVSLAVADLTVALLVLPFNVAYSILGRWEFGIHLCKLWLTCDVLCCTSSILNLCAIALDRYWAITDPINYAQKRTVGRVLLLISGVWVLSLVISSPPLIGWNDWPDEFTSATPCELTSQRGYVIYSSLGSFFIPLAIMTIVYIEIFVATRRRLRERAKATKLNTIALKSTELEPITNSSPAAASSSKSRALTNWLCCGRDRANFSTPMIQNDQESISSETHGQQEGSKTATTNDQQQHVVVLVKKSRRSKIKDSIKHGKARGGRKSQSASTCEPHGEQQLLPAGGSGGGNAAGKSDAEISTESGSDPKGCIQVCVTQAEEQTSLKLTPPQSSTGAGAVAAAPLQKKPSGVNQFIEEKQKISLSKERRAARTLGIIMGVFVICWLPFFLMYVILPFCQSCCPSDKFKNFITWLGYINSGLNPVIYTIFNLDYRRAFKRLLGMK, encoded by the exons ATGCCATCGGCAGATCAAATCTTGTTCATAAATGTCACCACaacggtggcagcggcggcttTTACCGCGGCAGCCGCTGTCAGCACAGCGccggaagcagcagcagcagcagcagccggcggATCGACGAAATCGGTAACTGTTGTcagtgctgccgctgccgctgcagccgccgccgccgctgccgccaccgccaccgccaccggcgccagcagcagccaggcggACGAAATCAGCGGACGGGGCGCATCAGCCACGGAAACAGCAGCCAATATATCCGGCTCGCTGGTGGAGGGGCTGACCACAGTGGCAGCTGCGCTGACAACGACGGCGGGCACTAGTCCGGGCGAATCGGAGGAATGTGGCGGCGGTGCCGTGGAGGAGCTGCATGCCAGCATTCTCGGCCTGCAGCTGGCCGTCCCAGAGTGGGAGGCTCTGCTGACCGCACTGGTTCTGTCGATAATTATCGTGCTAACCATTATAGGAAATATCCTGGTTATTCTCAGTGTGTTCACGTACAAGCCGCTGCGGATTGTCCAAAACTTCTTCATCGTTTCGCTGGCGGTGGCCGACCTGACGGTGGccctgctggtgctgccgtTCAACGTGGCCTACTCGATCCTGGGACGCTGGGAGTTCGGCATACACCTGTGCAAGCTCTGGCTGACTTGCGACGTGCTCTGCTGCACCTCCTCCATCCTCAATCTGTGCGCCATTGCCCTGGACCGCTACTGGGCCATAACCGATCCCATTAACTATGCCCAGAAGCGGACAGTGGGCCGCGTCCTGCTCCTGATCTCCGGCGTGTGGGTGCTTTCGCTGGTGATCAGCAGTCCGCCGCTGATCGGCTGGAACGATTGGCCCGACGAGTTCACCAGCGCCACGCCCTGCGAGCTCACCTCGCAACGGGGCTACGTCATCTACTCCTCGCTGGGCTCGTTCTTCATACCGCTTGCCATCATGACGATTGTCTACATCGAGATCTTTGTGGCCACGCGGCGACGGCTGCGGGAGCGGGCCAAGGCCACCAAGCTGAACACGATTGCCCTCAAGTCCACGGAGCTGGAGCCCATCACCAACTCCTCGCCGGCTGCAGCCTCCTCCTCGAAGTCTCGCGCTCTCACCAATTGGCTCTGCTGCGGCCGGGACCGGGCCAACTTCTCCACGCCCATGATCCAGAACGACCAGGAGAGCATCAGCAGCGAGACCCATGGCCAGCAGGAGGGCTCGAAGACGGCCACCACCAACGATCAGCAGCAACatgtggtggtgctggtgaaGAAGTCGCGTCGGTCCAAGAttaaggactccatcaagcACGGCAAGGCCCGGGGTGGTCGCAAGTCCCAGTCCGCGTCCACCTGCGAGCCCCATggcgagcagcagctcctgccggctggcggcagtggcggcggcaatGCTGCAGGAAAATCTGATGCAGAGATTAGCACGGAGAGCGGCAGCGATCCCAAAGGCTGCATTCAG GTCTGTGTGACCCAGGCGGAGGAGCAGACCTCGCTCAAGCTGACACCGCCCCAATCATCGACTGGCGCCGGTGCAGTGGCCGCCGCACCGCTGCAGAAGAAGCCCAGCGGCGTGAACCAGTTCATCGAGGAGAAACAGAAGATCTCACTGTCCAAGGAGCGGCGGGCAGCCCGTACCCTGGGCATCATCATGGGCGTCTTCGTCATCTGCTGGCTGCCCTTCTTCCTCATGTATGTCATCCTGCCGTTCTGCCAGAGCTGCTGTCCCAGCGACAAGTTCAAGAACTTCATCACCTGGCTGGGCTACATCAACTCCGGCCTGAATCCGGTCATCTATACCATCTTTAACCTGGACTATAGGCGGGCCTTCAAGCGGCTGCTGGGCATGAAGTAA